The following proteins are co-located in the Cutaneotrichosporon cavernicola HIS019 DNA, chromosome: 3 genome:
- a CDS encoding uncharacterized protein (Amino acid permease): protein MSQEPSSPDLSKKELDVGVAMHDVQLERNFSFLAILGVSFSILNSWTAMSASLPLVLGSGGSIAMVWGLLVSALGTLAMAVSLAEVCHVLPLSGGQYDWSYVLAPDGWKERLSFLAGWNGAAGWVALSAAAPVLGSGFISGLIALWNPDFAVQPWQFFLLFMAIATIAFVLNVFGVRALPTIDRFAGVWSIVGFVVASIVCLACADSYQKPKAVFATFTNVTGWSDGMAFLLGLLQSTFGLTAFDAASHLVEEMPRPYIHAPRVMVLAIVLGAATSWIFMIVVLFSLQDFDAVLSAATGPLLQIYYQATSSRVGATCLMMFNLVAMVLAGQGILTVSSRLVLTFARDRGLGPASLIAGVHPRFKAPVWCIVFITVWVTAFGLINLGNSVTTNAILSSSVVFLQISYFIPIAIVFVRGASAFGEHTEHAKWSLGRWRRLINGVALAFCTVTSVTFCFPPAIPVLSGTTMNWVVVVVALVWLVAGITWVIDGRRRFRGPTALEERLEIARAA, encoded by the exons ATGAGCCAAGAACCATCTTCCCCCGACCTGTCAAAGAAGGAGCTGGACGTCGGAGTTGCCATGCACGACGTCCAACTCGAGCGCAATTTCTCCTTCCTTGCGATTCTCGGCGTGTCGTTCTCCATTTTGAACTCCTGGACAGCCAT gtcTGCATC CCTTCCCCTTGTCCTAGGCTCCGGGGGCTCCATTGCCATGGTGTGGGGCCTTCTCGTCTCGGCTCTCGGCACACTCGCGATGGCTGTCAGCCTGGCAGAAGTGTGCCATGTCCTTCCCTTGAGTGGCGGGCAGTATGACTGGTCTT ATGTCCTCGCGCCAGACGGGTGGAAGGAGCGCCTCTCTTTCCTTGCCGGGTGGAACGGCGCAGCTGGCTGGGTCGCtctctccgccgccgcgccagtcCTGGGTTCGGGCTTCATCTCTGG CCTCATCGCGCTCTGGAACCCTGACTTTGCGGTGCAGCCGTGGCAGTTCTTCCTGCTCTTCATGGCGATTGCTACGATCGCTTTCGTTCTCAACGTCTTTGGTGTTCGTGCTCTCCCTACCATCGACCGCTTCGCGGGCGTGTGGAGCATTGTCGGCTTCGTCGTGGCCAGCATCGTGTGCCTCGCATGTGCAGACAGCTACCAGAAGCCCAAGGCGGTCTTCGCAACTTTCACCAATGTCACTGGC TGGTCTGATGGCATGGCtttcctccttggcctcctccagtCGACGTTTGGGTTGACGGCCTTTGATGCGGCCagccacctcgtcgaggagatgccCCGGCCGTACATCCACGCGCCGCGTGTTAT ggTGCTCGCGATTGTGCTCGGTGCCGCGACCAGTTGGATCTTCATGATCGTAGTTCTCTTCTCGCTCCAGGACTTCGATGCCGTGCTCAGCGCCGCAACTGGGCCGCTCCTCCAGATCTACTACCAGGCCACAAGTAGCCGTGTGGGG GCGACCTGCCTCATGATGTTCAACCTTGTCGCCATGGTGCTGGCCGGACAGGGAATCCTGACTGTCTCGTCCCGTCTCGTGCTCACGTTCGCGCGGGACAGAGGCCTCGGCCCAGCGTCGCTCATCGCCGGCGTCCACCCCCGATTCAAGGCGCCTGTGTGGTGCATCGTCTTCATCACTGTCTGGGTGACAGCGTTTGGGCTGATCA ACCTTGGCAACAGCGTGACCACCAACGCGatcctctcctcttcggTTGTCTTCTTGCAGATCAGCTACTTCATCCCCATCGCGATCGTGTTCGTGCGCGGGGCATCAGCGTTTGGCGAGCACACCGAGCACGCAAAGTGGTCGCTTGGTCGTTGGCGCC gccTCATCAACGGTGTTGCGCTTGCCTTCTGCACGGTCACTTCCGTGACGTTCTGCTTCCCTCCAGCCATTCCCGTTCTCAGCGGGACGACGATGAACTGGgttgtcgtcgttgtcgcGCTTGTGTGGCTCGTCGCGGGTATCACATGGGTCATCGACGGGCGGAGGCGATTCCGCGGGCCgacggcgctcgaggagcggctGGAGATTGCAAGGGCGGCTTAG